One window of the Methylocystis parvus OBBP genome contains the following:
- a CDS encoding peptidoglycan D,D-transpeptidase FtsI family protein — MLETPPARRGKKPSKYAGMIRAAFTTSLNSSAPRMRLAALGFLALYGVICGKLVYLGFKPEPATVRRAAAEAVSASRPDILDRNGEVLASDVKVMSVFAEPRRLIDKDEATELLTAVLPDVDSKELRDRLGSKKGFVWVKREVSPHQRDEVFHLGLPGVGLIAENKRVYPNGPIGAHVLGFANIDNQGIAGIEKYIDSLGLSDLHSLGFGATPDDLQPVTLSLDIRATHALRDELEKGVARFKAKAGAAAVLEVNTGEVIALASLPDYDPNKPTEALDPIHINRMNVGVYEMGSTFKALTIAMALDSGKVNLNSRLDARGALSFGRFKIHDYHAQNRALTVPEVFTYSSNIGTARMAMGQGVEKHKAFLRKMGQLTRMRTELPESAEPLYPKNWSELNTMTIAFGHGLAVAPLQAMMAVGALMNGGYLMAPTFLKRTPEEAMKTAVQVVKPETSEAMRYLMRLNAEIGTAKRVDVNGYFVGGKTGTAEKVIHGHYSKDRLFTTFMAVAPADKPKYLFLTIMDEPQGLPEDGGHATAAYNAGFVTGQLIERVGPVLGLAPRFEPPHTPFPLLAKLGYGMANVPASGGHGH; from the coding sequence ATGCTCGAAACGCCGCCCGCGCGTCGGGGCAAGAAGCCGTCGAAATATGCGGGCATGATCCGCGCGGCGTTCACCACGAGCCTCAACTCGAGCGCGCCGCGCATGCGGCTCGCGGCGCTGGGTTTCCTCGCGCTTTACGGCGTCATTTGCGGCAAGCTCGTCTATCTCGGCTTCAAGCCGGAGCCGGCGACCGTCCGACGCGCCGCCGCGGAAGCCGTCTCCGCCTCGCGTCCCGACATTCTCGACCGCAATGGCGAGGTGCTGGCGAGCGACGTGAAGGTCATGTCCGTCTTCGCCGAACCGCGCCGCCTCATCGACAAGGACGAGGCGACGGAGCTGCTCACGGCCGTTTTGCCGGATGTCGATTCGAAAGAGCTGCGCGACCGCCTCGGCTCCAAAAAGGGCTTCGTCTGGGTGAAGCGCGAAGTCTCGCCGCACCAGCGCGACGAGGTCTTTCATCTTGGCCTGCCGGGCGTCGGCCTCATCGCCGAGAATAAGCGCGTCTATCCCAACGGCCCAATCGGCGCGCATGTGCTCGGCTTCGCAAATATCGACAATCAGGGCATCGCCGGCATCGAGAAATATATCGACAGCCTGGGCCTCTCCGATCTCCACAGCCTCGGCTTCGGCGCGACGCCGGACGATCTGCAGCCCGTGACATTGTCGCTCGACATCCGCGCGACGCATGCGCTGCGCGACGAACTGGAAAAGGGCGTCGCGCGCTTCAAGGCCAAGGCCGGCGCCGCCGCGGTCCTGGAGGTGAATACGGGCGAGGTGATCGCGCTCGCCTCGCTTCCCGATTACGATCCCAACAAGCCGACCGAAGCGCTCGATCCGATCCACATCAACCGCATGAATGTCGGCGTCTATGAGATGGGCTCGACCTTCAAGGCGCTGACGATCGCGATGGCGCTCGACTCCGGCAAGGTCAATCTCAATTCGCGGCTCGACGCGCGCGGCGCGCTGTCCTTCGGACGTTTCAAGATCCACGACTATCACGCGCAGAACCGCGCGCTGACGGTGCCCGAGGTCTTCACCTATTCGTCCAATATCGGCACCGCGCGCATGGCGATGGGGCAGGGCGTCGAGAAGCACAAGGCCTTCCTGCGCAAGATGGGCCAGCTCACGCGCATGCGCACGGAGCTGCCCGAAAGCGCCGAGCCGCTTTATCCGAAGAATTGGAGCGAGCTGAACACCATGACCATCGCCTTCGGTCACGGCCTAGCCGTCGCACCGTTGCAGGCGATGATGGCGGTCGGCGCGCTGATGAATGGCGGCTATCTGATGGCGCCGACCTTCCTCAAACGAACGCCGGAAGAGGCGATGAAGACCGCCGTGCAGGTCGTCAAGCCCGAGACCAGCGAGGCCATGCGCTATCTCATGCGGCTCAACGCCGAGATCGGCACGGCGAAGAGGGTCGACGTCAACGGCTATTTCGTCGGCGGCAAGACCGGCACGGCGGAAAAGGTCATCCACGGCCATTATTCCAAGGACCGGCTGTTCACGACCTTCATGGCGGTCGCGCCCGCCGACAAGCCGAAATATCTTTTTCTCACCATCATGGACGAGCCGCAGGGGCTGCCGGAGGATGGCGGCCATGCGACGGCGGCCTACAATGCCGGCTTTGTAACAGGGCAGCTCATCGAGCGCGTCGGACCGGTGCTCGGCCTCGCGCCCCGCTTCGAGCCGCCGCACACGCCCTTCCCGCTGCTCGCCAAGCTCGGCTACGGCATGGCCAATGTCCCGGCCTCGGGAGGGCATGGCCACTGA
- a CDS encoding primosomal protein N' → MSAAQDETKGARVVDVLAPVAVDVTYSYLAPPALGLEPGDSVKIPLGAREAYGVVWSVEKTPSPRSNLKTVTARLERPTLSQKLRDFIDWLARYTLTPRGMALRLATRAAEDAAPDAARLLYRATGSKPERLTPTRARVLEAAEGGMSFAKKALAEAAACSSGVIDALVDEGAIETIAAPPEPVAAALDPDFTAPVLEPAQQVAAEALTQAVHARAFKPFLLEGVTGSGKTEVYFEAIAAALKDGGQALVMMPEIALTAQFLERFAARFGEKPAEWHSGVSERKRARIWRGAATGELSVVAGARSALFLPFRHLRLIIVDEEHEGAYKQDDGASYHARDMAVVRARFEDAAIVLTSATPSIETRVNAERGRYGHLRLHARAGSRPMPILDPIDMRVEGPQRGRWIAPRLALAVGETIARGEQALLFLNRRGYAPLTLCRDCGHRFRCTQCDAWLVEHRFRRALVCHHCGHTERRPDTCPECGAEDALAACGPGVERLAEETATLFPDARILVLSSDFPGGAERLRRELDEIAKGAFDIVIGTQLVAKGHNFPLLTLVGVVDADLGLGSGDPRAAERTFQLLNQVTGRAGRGDKPGRALIQTFQPEHPVIAALLSGDAEKFYAQEIALRERAGLPPFGRLAALIVSGKDAATAEAHARALARAAHELPRSPRYRVAALGGLPDADEIMMLGPAEAPIGLIRGRFRYRLLVKAPRGADVQAFLRDLIAAAPKERGGVRVQIDVDPQNFM, encoded by the coding sequence ATGAGCGCGGCGCAGGATGAAACGAAGGGGGCGCGGGTCGTCGACGTGCTGGCGCCGGTCGCCGTCGACGTGACCTATTCCTACCTCGCGCCGCCGGCGCTGGGCCTGGAGCCGGGCGACAGCGTCAAAATTCCGTTGGGAGCCCGCGAGGCGTACGGCGTGGTCTGGTCCGTCGAAAAGACGCCTTCGCCGCGCAGCAATCTCAAGACGGTGACGGCGCGGCTCGAACGGCCGACTCTTTCTCAGAAGCTGCGCGATTTCATCGACTGGCTGGCCCGCTACACGCTGACGCCGCGCGGCATGGCGCTGCGCCTCGCGACCCGCGCCGCCGAGGACGCCGCGCCCGACGCCGCGCGCCTTCTCTATCGCGCGACCGGTTCGAAGCCGGAGCGCTTGACCCCTACCCGCGCGCGGGTGCTGGAAGCGGCGGAAGGCGGCATGTCCTTCGCCAAGAAAGCCCTCGCTGAAGCCGCCGCCTGCTCTTCCGGCGTCATCGATGCGCTCGTCGACGAAGGCGCCATCGAAACGATCGCCGCGCCGCCTGAACCTGTCGCCGCCGCGCTCGATCCCGATTTCACCGCGCCTGTTCTGGAGCCCGCGCAGCAGGTCGCCGCCGAGGCTTTGACGCAAGCGGTTCATGCGCGCGCGTTCAAGCCCTTCCTGCTCGAAGGCGTCACCGGTTCCGGCAAAACCGAAGTCTATTTTGAGGCGATCGCCGCCGCGTTGAAGGACGGCGGACAGGCGTTGGTGATGATGCCGGAGATCGCGCTCACCGCGCAATTTCTCGAGCGCTTCGCCGCGCGATTCGGCGAGAAGCCCGCTGAGTGGCATTCAGGCGTTTCGGAACGCAAGCGCGCGCGCATCTGGCGGGGGGCGGCGACGGGCGAGCTTTCGGTCGTCGCGGGCGCGCGATCGGCGCTGTTTCTGCCCTTCCGCCATCTTCGGCTCATCATCGTCGATGAAGAGCATGAAGGCGCCTATAAGCAGGATGACGGCGCCTCCTATCACGCGCGCGACATGGCGGTGGTGCGCGCGCGTTTCGAAGATGCAGCCATCGTTCTCACATCGGCGACGCCTTCGATTGAAACGCGCGTCAACGCCGAGCGCGGGCGCTACGGCCATCTTCGCCTGCATGCGCGCGCCGGTTCGCGGCCCATGCCGATCCTCGATCCGATCGACATGCGCGTCGAAGGCCCGCAGCGCGGGCGCTGGATCGCGCCGCGTCTCGCGCTCGCTGTGGGCGAAACGATCGCGCGCGGCGAACAGGCGCTCCTGTTTCTCAATCGTCGCGGCTACGCGCCGCTAACGCTCTGCCGCGACTGCGGCCATCGCTTTCGCTGTACGCAATGCGACGCATGGCTCGTCGAGCACCGATTCCGACGCGCGCTCGTCTGTCACCATTGCGGCCATACCGAGCGCCGTCCGGACACATGCCCGGAATGCGGCGCGGAAGATGCGCTCGCCGCCTGCGGTCCCGGAGTCGAGCGTCTCGCCGAGGAGACCGCGACACTTTTTCCCGACGCGCGCATTCTCGTGCTCTCGTCGGACTTTCCCGGCGGCGCGGAGCGACTGCGGCGCGAACTCGACGAGATCGCCAAAGGCGCCTTCGACATCGTCATCGGCACGCAGCTCGTGGCGAAAGGCCACAACTTCCCGCTCCTTACGCTTGTCGGCGTCGTGGACGCGGATCTCGGGCTGGGGAGCGGCGATCCGCGCGCCGCGGAACGCACTTTCCAATTGCTCAATCAGGTGACGGGGCGCGCGGGGCGCGGCGACAAGCCCGGCCGCGCTTTGATCCAGACATTTCAGCCGGAGCATCCCGTCATAGCGGCGCTCCTCTCGGGCGACGCCGAAAAATTCTACGCGCAGGAAATCGCCTTGCGCGAGCGCGCGGGGCTGCCGCCTTTTGGCCGCCTCGCCGCTTTGATCGTTTCCGGCAAGGACGCGGCGACGGCCGAAGCGCATGCGCGCGCTCTGGCGCGCGCCGCGCATGAACTGCCGCGCTCGCCGCGCTATCGCGTCGCCGCGCTCGGCGGATTGCCGGACGCCGACGAGATCATGATGCTCGGTCCGGCCGAAGCGCCGATCGGACTCATCCGCGGACGCTTTCGCTATCGCCTGCTCGTCAAAGCGCCGCGCGGCGCGGACGTGCAGGCGTTTCTGCGAGACCTCATCGCGGCGGCGCCGAAAGAACGTGGCGGCGTGCGCGTGCAGATCGACGTCGATCCGCAGAATTTCATGTAG
- the rsmH gene encoding 16S rRNA (cytosine(1402)-N(4))-methyltransferase RsmH — MGKGRGADQIPADDGPVRHVPVLLREAVEALRPRDGGRYLDGTFGAGGYTRALLAAADTKVLALDRDPTAIVAGADLVLEARGRLTLVEARFSQLEDVARAQGFAPLDGAVFDIGVSSMQFDEIERGFSFRGDGPLDMRMEGRGLSAADIVNEADEETLADIFYFYGEERAARRIARAIAHDRKLAPFASTKPLAEMIARVAPGRPNDIHPATKSFQALRIAVNDELGELLDGLAAAERVLAEGGRLAVVTFHSLEDRIVKQFLAERSGRGETGSRRLPGEAAPPPASFVCEGRQPVAPTREETQVNPRARSAKLRCATRTAAPPMPLGEKLSRLARLPVRDKGKV; from the coding sequence ATGGGGAAGGGCCGCGGCGCGGATCAAATCCCGGCGGATGACGGTCCGGTCCGGCATGTGCCCGTGCTGCTGCGCGAGGCGGTGGAAGCGCTGCGTCCGCGCGACGGCGGGCGCTATCTCGACGGCACCTTCGGCGCTGGCGGTTATACGCGCGCCCTTCTCGCCGCCGCCGACACGAAGGTTCTGGCGCTCGACCGCGACCCGACGGCGATCGTCGCCGGGGCCGATCTCGTCTTGGAGGCGCGCGGGCGCCTCACTCTGGTCGAAGCGCGCTTCTCTCAACTTGAGGACGTCGCGCGCGCGCAGGGCTTCGCGCCGCTTGACGGCGCCGTCTTCGACATTGGCGTCTCGTCGATGCAGTTCGACGAGATCGAGCGCGGTTTTTCATTTCGCGGCGACGGTCCCCTCGATATGCGCATGGAGGGCAGGGGGCTTTCGGCCGCCGACATCGTCAATGAGGCGGACGAGGAGACGCTCGCCGATATTTTCTATTTCTACGGCGAAGAGCGCGCCGCGCGCCGCATCGCGCGCGCCATCGCGCACGACCGCAAGCTGGCGCCCTTTGCGTCCACCAAGCCGCTCGCCGAGATGATCGCGCGCGTCGCGCCGGGGCGGCCAAACGACATTCATCCGGCGACGAAAAGCTTTCAGGCGCTGCGCATCGCCGTGAATGACGAATTGGGCGAATTGCTGGACGGCCTCGCCGCCGCCGAACGCGTGCTGGCCGAAGGCGGTCGTCTCGCGGTCGTTACTTTCCACTCGCTCGAGGACCGCATCGTCAAGCAGTTCCTCGCCGAACGCTCGGGACGCGGCGAGACCGGCTCGCGACGCCTGCCGGGCGAGGCCGCGCCGCCACCCGCAAGCTTCGTCTGCGAAGGCCGCCAGCCCGTCGCGCCGACGCGCGAGGAAACGCAGGTCAATCCGCGCGCCCGCTCGGCCAAGCTGCGCTGCGCGACGCGCACCGCCGCGCCGCCCATGCCGCTTGGCGAGAAGCTCTCGCGGCTCGCGCGCCTTCCCGTCCGCGACAAAGGAAAAGTCTGA
- a CDS encoding UDP-N-acetylmuramoyl-L-alanyl-D-glutamate--2,6-diaminopimelate ligase — protein MKLSELLARNDLDPALAALDIAGLSADSRAIGEGFAFFAIPGHAGDGLSFVNDARAKGAVVVIAQREADCALPLVVVPDVRAAAALAAARFYPRQPQTIIAVTGTSGKTSVVAFLRQIWAAMGHEAASLGTVGIVDATGAHYGSLTTPGPVELAKTLDELAARGITHLAMEASSLGVDQRRLDGVRLAVAGFTNFSRDHLDHHRDMEDYFAAKMRLFETLMQPGQTAVIDADSDVAACVSQISKARGLNVFGVGAKGEAIALKEARPHALATSLTLTYAGKDYAVELPLAGAFQTSNALVAAGLAIASGDEPARVFAALNNLKGAPGRLELIGAKNGAPVFVDYAHKPDALEKVLATMRPLTRGRLIVVFGCGGDRDKGKRPLMGEIAARAADVAIVTDDNPRSEEPALIRAAVIAGAKGAGPAEIIEIADRGEAISLAIAGLREGDALVVAGKGHETGQIVGDRILPFSDHEAVAKALQEQGS, from the coding sequence ATGAAACTCTCCGAACTCCTCGCCAGAAACGATCTCGATCCGGCGCTCGCCGCGCTGGACATCGCCGGCCTGTCCGCCGACAGTCGCGCGATCGGCGAGGGCTTCGCTTTCTTCGCTATTCCCGGCCATGCGGGCGACGGCCTTTCCTTCGTGAATGACGCGCGCGCGAAGGGCGCCGTCGTGGTCATTGCGCAGCGCGAGGCTGACTGCGCCTTGCCGCTCGTCGTCGTTCCGGACGTCCGCGCCGCGGCGGCCTTGGCCGCGGCGCGCTTCTATCCGCGTCAACCGCAGACGATTATTGCGGTCACGGGCACGAGCGGCAAGACCTCCGTCGTCGCTTTCCTGCGGCAGATTTGGGCCGCGATGGGTCATGAGGCCGCCTCGCTCGGCACGGTCGGAATCGTCGACGCCACGGGCGCGCATTACGGTTCGCTGACGACGCCTGGCCCGGTCGAGCTCGCCAAGACGCTCGACGAGCTCGCCGCGCGCGGCATCACACATCTCGCGATGGAGGCGTCGTCGCTCGGCGTCGACCAGCGCCGCCTCGACGGCGTGCGCCTCGCTGTCGCGGGCTTCACCAATTTCTCGCGCGACCATCTCGATCACCACCGCGACATGGAAGACTATTTCGCGGCGAAGATGCGACTCTTCGAAACGCTCATGCAGCCGGGCCAGACGGCGGTGATCGACGCGGACAGCGACGTCGCGGCGTGCGTGTCGCAGATTAGCAAGGCGCGCGGGCTGAACGTTTTTGGCGTCGGCGCGAAAGGCGAAGCGATCGCGCTGAAGGAAGCGCGCCCCCATGCGCTGGCGACATCTCTTACGCTGACCTACGCCGGCAAGGATTACGCGGTCGAATTGCCGCTCGCCGGCGCCTTTCAGACGTCGAACGCGCTGGTCGCGGCGGGTCTCGCCATCGCTTCCGGCGATGAGCCCGCGCGCGTTTTCGCGGCGCTGAACAATCTCAAGGGCGCGCCGGGGCGTCTCGAACTGATCGGCGCCAAGAATGGCGCGCCCGTCTTTGTCGATTACGCGCACAAGCCCGACGCGCTGGAAAAGGTTCTCGCAACGATGCGGCCGCTGACCAGAGGGCGGCTTATCGTCGTCTTCGGCTGCGGCGGCGACCGCGACAAGGGCAAGCGTCCGCTGATGGGCGAAATCGCCGCGCGCGCCGCCGACGTCGCCATCGTCACGGACGACAATCCAAGAAGCGAGGAGCCCGCGCTGATTCGCGCCGCCGTCATCGCAGGCGCCAAGGGCGCGGGCCCCGCCGAAATCATCGAGATTGCAGATCGGGGCGAAGCGATTTCCCTGGCGATCGCAGGGCTTCGCGAGGGCGATGCGCTCGTCGTCGCCGGCAAGGGGCACGAGACTGGCCAGATCGTCGGCGATCGCATATTGCCCTTTTCCGATCACGAGGCGGTCGCGAAAGCGCTGCAGGAGCAAGGTTCATGA
- the ftsL gene encoding cell division protein FtsL: MLRLLNIVAILALIGSAVYAYSIKYQTAYRAEQIAKTNIEIKQERDAIAVLRADWAYMTRPERLQPLADKYLPDLKPLQVTQLVPATSLPQKSRSDFIGDKLSEIGLSMPATPAAAPATPTTPKSEPKAKAATPKVAATSKNASQPSASREPKKP, encoded by the coding sequence ATGCTCCGGCTTCTCAACATCGTCGCGATCCTCGCGCTCATCGGCTCGGCGGTCTACGCCTATTCGATCAAATATCAGACGGCCTATCGCGCCGAGCAGATCGCCAAGACGAATATCGAGATCAAGCAGGAGCGCGACGCCATCGCCGTCTTGCGGGCGGATTGGGCCTATATGACGCGGCCCGAGAGGCTGCAGCCGCTCGCCGACAAATATCTGCCGGATTTGAAGCCGCTTCAGGTGACGCAGCTCGTTCCCGCCACGTCTCTGCCGCAGAAGAGCCGTAGCGACTTCATCGGCGACAAGTTGAGCGAGATCGGCCTCAGCATGCCCGCGACTCCCGCCGCCGCGCCCGCGACGCCGACGACGCCAAAATCCGAGCCCAAAGCCAAAGCCGCGACGCCAAAGGTCGCGGCGACCTCCAAGAACGCCAGCCAGCCGAGCGCCAGCCGCGAGCCGAAGAAGCCATGA
- the hrcA gene encoding heat-inducible transcriptional repressor HrcA encodes MIRPSSIVPPASNLSVLTDRSREIFRQLVDSYLTTGEPVGSRQLSRLLPMTLSPASVRNIMQDLEELGLIYSPHTSAGRLPTELGLRFFVDSLLQIGDLEEKERARIAAEVEAASKDHDLEGVLSEATSLLSGLARVAGVVVASKENVRLKQIDFVRLEPERALAILVADDGTVENRVIPVSRDLPASALIEAANYLNARITGRTLAEAREGIEASRRAAERELDELTARLVEAGYASWAGASAESRQLIVRGQAHLLEDLTAATDLERVRLLFADLETKTEVIDLLERAEQGEGVRIFIGSENKLFSLSGSSMIAAPLRDSERRIIGALGVIGPTRLNYARIVPMVDYTAKVVARVVRG; translated from the coding sequence ATGATCCGTCCGTCTTCGATCGTCCCCCCAGCCTCCAATCTCTCGGTCCTGACCGATCGCTCACGCGAGATCTTCCGGCAGCTCGTCGACAGCTATCTGACGACGGGGGAGCCCGTCGGTTCGCGGCAATTGTCGCGTCTCCTGCCAATGACGCTCTCGCCGGCGTCGGTTCGCAACATCATGCAGGACCTCGAAGAGCTCGGCCTCATCTATTCGCCGCACACCAGCGCGGGCCGGCTGCCCACCGAGCTCGGCTTGCGTTTCTTCGTCGACTCGCTGTTGCAGATCGGCGATCTCGAAGAGAAGGAGCGGGCGCGCATCGCCGCGGAGGTCGAGGCGGCTTCCAAGGACCATGATCTCGAGGGCGTCCTTTCCGAGGCGACCAGCCTGTTATCCGGCCTGGCGCGCGTCGCGGGCGTCGTCGTCGCGTCGAAGGAAAATGTGCGCCTCAAGCAGATCGATTTCGTGCGACTGGAGCCCGAGCGCGCTTTGGCGATTCTCGTCGCCGATGACGGCACGGTCGAAAACCGGGTCATCCCGGTGTCGCGCGATCTGCCGGCGTCCGCGCTGATCGAGGCGGCGAATTATCTCAATGCGCGGATCACCGGCCGAACGCTGGCGGAAGCGCGGGAAGGGATCGAAGCCTCGCGCCGGGCGGCGGAACGGGAGCTGGACGAACTGACCGCGCGGCTCGTCGAGGCTGGCTATGCGAGCTGGGCCGGCGCCTCCGCGGAAAGCCGCCAGCTCATCGTGCGCGGACAGGCGCATCTCCTCGAAGATCTCACGGCGGCGACCGATCTCGAACGCGTGCGCCTGCTTTTCGCCGATCTCGAAACGAAGACGGAAGTGATCGACCTTCTGGAGCGCGCCGAGCAAGGCGAAGGCGTGCGCATTTTCATAGGCTCGGAAAACAAGCTGTTCTCGCTCTCCGGCTCCTCGATGATCGCCGCGCCCTTGCGCGACAGCGAGCGCCGTATCATCGGCGCTCTGGGCGTCATCGGCCCGACGCGGCTGAACTATGCGCGCATCGTGCCGATGGTGGATTATACGGCGAAGGTCGTCGCGCGAGTCGTGCGCGGATGA
- a CDS encoding glycosyltransferase codes for MSEAGFAGRRVALVHPSWHSCGTYRVVLGQIEAYRAMGAEVFPIAVSSDPGFVPGRDWIWKSFAQATPELDAGLRFYGGAPFHAVLGPRFLTRTLWPYLHGDQAAIRLGMAARAKLPRELAARDYDLVHCNHFFLMPVARRLARGRAPILLDTHDLQARQFELFNARMPWLSPRVAYEQMLAQELEAMRGADLLLHLNAQEAEDFRALLPEKRHALLYPPTPSAPMGPGGADIVIVSSNNTANVESVIWFLREIAPKAPGVAVKIAGNVDAGVRAGAPELYEAHKGRFLGRVDDPGAVYAGAKLVLLPTISGTGLSIKTVEAMSSGLPIIATPQALRGMDAEAFQLPGVSVVETADDFAGALTVSAADSPPRESDRSASPARAYYESRFSLPAYRRSLATLAKPLLGL; via the coding sequence ATGAGCGAAGCGGGGTTTGCCGGCCGGCGCGTCGCGCTCGTGCACCCGTCCTGGCATTCCTGCGGCACCTATCGCGTGGTGCTCGGCCAGATCGAGGCCTATCGCGCAATGGGGGCCGAAGTCTTTCCCATCGCCGTCAGCTCCGATCCGGGCTTCGTTCCCGGCCGCGACTGGATATGGAAATCCTTTGCGCAAGCGACGCCCGAGCTGGACGCCGGCCTGCGCTTTTACGGGGGCGCGCCCTTCCACGCCGTGCTCGGCCCGCGCTTTCTGACCCGGACGCTCTGGCCCTACCTCCATGGCGATCAGGCCGCGATTCGGCTGGGTATGGCGGCGCGCGCGAAGCTTCCCCGAGAACTCGCGGCGCGGGATTATGATCTCGTCCATTGCAACCACTTCTTCCTGATGCCGGTCGCGCGGCGGCTCGCGCGCGGGCGCGCGCCGATCCTGCTCGACACGCACGACCTGCAAGCGCGGCAGTTCGAACTCTTCAATGCGCGCATGCCGTGGCTTTCGCCGCGCGTCGCCTACGAGCAGATGCTGGCGCAGGAATTGGAGGCGATGCGCGGCGCGGATCTGCTCCTCCATCTCAACGCGCAGGAGGCGGAGGATTTCCGCGCCCTGTTGCCGGAGAAGCGGCACGCTCTGCTTTATCCCCCGACCCCTTCCGCGCCGATGGGGCCGGGCGGGGCGGACATCGTCATCGTCTCCAGCAACAACACGGCGAACGTCGAAAGCGTGATCTGGTTCTTGCGAGAGATCGCGCCCAAGGCTCCCGGCGTCGCCGTGAAGATCGCGGGCAATGTCGACGCAGGCGTTCGCGCCGGCGCGCCGGAACTATATGAAGCCCATAAGGGGCGGTTCCTCGGCCGGGTCGACGATCCCGGCGCCGTTTACGCCGGCGCCAAACTTGTCTTGCTGCCGACGATCAGCGGGACGGGGCTGTCCATCAAAACCGTCGAAGCCATGTCGAGCGGCCTGCCGATCATCGCGACGCCGCAGGCGCTGCGCGGCATGGATGCGGAGGCCTTCCAGCTTCCCGGGGTCAGCGTCGTCGAGACGGCGGACGATTTTGCAGGCGCGCTCACCGTGAGCGCGGCAGATTCGCCGCCGCGCGAATCGGACCGCTCAGCAAGCCCGGCGCGCGCTTATTACGAGTCGCGCTTTTCGCTCCCGGCTTATCGACGGAGCCTCGCGACTCTCGCTAAGCCGCTGCTTGGCCTGTGA
- a CDS encoding outer membrane protein, whose translation MTFKATVFGALASILAANAVSAADLPSYKAPPPPPPAPVGFDWTGYHFGINGGYGGGSASYLSNVTFLGGAVPGAVWNNAPSSHGTTGFVVGVQSGATWQLPNNVVFGYESDFNYADVTSGSPGSAWGWGGGALQSRLRWFGTERLRAGYAFGRFLPYVTGGLMYGQIFSNGFDAVGGISFPTNTSKWQAGWTVGAGLEWAVYDKISVKAEYLYTNLQGTNGQGFVPNVAYRSFVGNGLDTHIGRVGVNYNFKSFGALLGIPGLGL comes from the coding sequence ATGACGTTCAAGGCTACGGTTTTTGGCGCGCTGGCGTCGATCCTGGCGGCGAACGCGGTGTCGGCCGCGGATCTGCCCAGCTACAAGGCTCCCCCGCCGCCGCCCCCCGCGCCCGTCGGCTTTGACTGGACCGGCTATCATTTCGGCATCAATGGCGGTTATGGCGGCGGCTCGGCCAGCTATCTGTCCAACGTCACCTTCCTCGGCGGCGCCGTCCCCGGCGCGGTTTGGAACAATGCGCCGTCGTCGCATGGCACGACGGGCTTTGTCGTCGGCGTGCAGAGCGGCGCGACCTGGCAGCTGCCGAATAACGTCGTCTTCGGGTACGAATCGGACTTCAACTACGCGGACGTCACCAGCGGCAGCCCGGGCTCGGCCTGGGGCTGGGGCGGCGGCGCGTTGCAGAGCCGCCTGCGCTGGTTCGGCACGGAGCGCCTGCGCGCCGGCTACGCCTTCGGCCGTTTCCTGCCTTACGTCACGGGCGGCCTGATGTATGGTCAGATCTTCTCCAACGGCTTCGACGCCGTCGGCGGCATCTCCTTCCCGACCAACACCTCGAAGTGGCAGGCCGGCTGGACGGTCGGCGCGGGCCTCGAATGGGCCGTCTACGACAAGATTTCGGTCAAGGCCGAATATCTCTACACGAACCTTCAGGGCACGAACGGTCAAGGCTTCGTTCCCAACGTCGCCTACCGCAGCTTCGTCGGCAACGGCCTCGACACCCATATCGGCCGCGTCGGCGTCAACTACAACTTCAAGAGCTTCGGCGCGCTCCTTGGCATTCCCGGCCTGGGGCTCTAA